The Raphanus sativus cultivar WK10039 chromosome 2, ASM80110v3, whole genome shotgun sequence DNA segment CAAGTGCAAGTGCAAGTGCAGATGgaaaccggtggtggtggtgtagtGGCGCTTGAGGGAATTGAAAAACCCAATACGGCGAACCCGGGTTTAAACCCCgccggccacacggatatgagttattgctttcgactcatttgaatgcctatgaaagggtctatccgtgggctgtacctccacctAAGGGTTAGGCTTGTCTCATCATTTACCCGGATTTAAccttttttttagcaaaaaaaaaagtgcagATGAAgcgataaaataaaatacaaaaaataaagatatatcaAATTTGTTAACGGATTTATTTTCTACTATCTTCCAGACTTTATCCGGATTTCATTCGCTTAAAAACAACAACTTACAATTACTATATTATACTACAACATACAAACTTGTGTCTGTTACTTCTTTCTAAATAAACAATCTATAAAGATAACTATCAAACATGCATGCATGCATAAATCACCATCTCATCTGGCTGTTTCAAAATAACATTATTTTCGAACAGCTGCAATCTTTATAGACTACTAATGAAATTTCATGTACTAAATTCTCTCAGAAATTTAGGCTTCAATCTTTCACGTCCCTGAAAATATTTCATCAAATACGTGATACAAAATGCACACTAATGACACAAAATGCTTGATCACCCAAACATACAATAACTCACCACGAGTTCCAAGTAATGGTCAATTCCACCACACAAAACGTCAACAATAACGCTACCAAACTAAGTCAACATCCGACTCAATCGGAAACTACTTCAACCACTACTTCGACACCAAACAGTAATAAAcactaatttctttttattttatgaggtttaattttttcataagGCACATCTCTTTTTATACCGAAAATATGACTTATTCTCCGCATCTTTAATTTTCTTTCCAAATCTACATAAAACaacttttcattttctttaacaaaaaatttcatatttaaacaaattttattttgcttaTGAAAACGTCCACTAATTCAaacattcatatttttttcttttctaagctTAGCAAGTCCACGACTATTATAAAAAAACGAACTCTAACATAGCATATCTTCATAATAAATGCATGTCCTAGATATTTTAGTATTtcacaatatataaaattttagcaAACTATATCTTTAATCTCCTTTTTAACTATGTACGTGAATTCAtcgtatttaatttaaaactacaTCTTCAACAGTATTTACCTTTTgttgttattattttagttattttaatattcaagAAACTTGCGTTGAAATCACCGACCAATGGGGTCTTAGATTTAGAAATTCAGATAATCTAATTTTTATCCAAACTgttttaagataattttaatcaaaaatgtGGTGATGTAGTAAGAAAACTGAAACTGATTTCTAGCTATGGAAATTAAGATTTAGGTCCAAATTTCATTAGAATAACATAAATGAACAAGTACTGattattttcgaaaatatataAACCGATGTCTTACTCCAAAGTATCACGTGATATGATATTCGTCGCTGACGCGTAGTTGGGAAGAGAGATTCGGTTCCGGGGAATCGTACTCGAAGCGATAGTTGAGAccaaaaaatacattaaatatctCTCAAATTGGAGACCAAAAATTCTAACTGCCTTGAAAAATTGTTAAATTAATGGTCCTCTCgcgtttatttaaaaaaataaacatcagAAAACACCAATATTCATGgatatacatacatatttacTTAAAGATTAgtgtatgttttttttacaCAAACAAGTATTGTCATTTGTTATATACACGGAGCGATAGCTAAAAGCATCTGAACACTGAGAATGGTTGTCCATTTTGGATAAGAGATAGATTCTCGTGTAAGAGATTCTTCTCACTGGTCCCTATCTTACTTACTTCCGGACGGAAGTTAATCATACACAGACACAGTATATAGTATAAAATTGCGTTTGTCTATGCTTTGTTGaggtatatgtatatgtaaagCGATgtgtcttttgttttttttttctgctaaaattttttttaaccagGTTGAATTAAAGGAAGTCGTACACCTACAGACAGACTCATTCTTCAGTACATTTAAATGAGTCTCAAAGCATGGACACGTATCCGCGTTAGgtgaataaaacaatataacttACTTTCGCATAACATGAATTTTGCTACCTTAGGACCATTATAGTTACGGCCGCCGTTCACCGGGGCTTCAGTCGCCGACTCTCTTTTCATCAGATCACCAACTTTCTTAACGTCCTTCCGGCACTGGACATGCGTCTCATACATAGAAGATAGAGCTTAAAATATGTTAACATTTCAGACCCGTCTACTGACACTTGACTACAAGACCCGTtcaatgttttttgtttttgattttttgattgTAACTAATTTACCCGCTTACTCAAAATTTGTATTAATAAGATTTCAAAAGAGATTTCTACATAGTCTTATATTCCCTACATTCtatattaaatatcattttaataatttttattgttaCGAAATAGtgtcattttaaattttaatttcagcTTAGAGTTAATTATAAgtacattaattttataaatattttattatctcaaatactatttattgaatatgtataattaataaaaaattaaatacattttaataattttaatctGTATAAAAATGTCAAAGTAACATTCTTTATGAAATGaaagaaatatcaaataatttatgttaatgGTACTCTTACATCGGATTCCAAAACATTAAAGAAACAATGAAAATATGCTTGATTGCGATTACACGTTAAACATGGGGATAATTTAATGTATACTACATTTAGAACATGTATGAAATGACactctattttgaagtttataagatttcatatttgaagttcaAACTTAATTCCAAAAGATTTGTATATTATACATTGATCcttgtaattaattttaatatataaaatttttataaataactagcataaacataaaatattataaaaatactataaaataaaatgagacgataaaatattaaaaagttacatagaaatacataattaaatattaaagcaCAAGTAAAATACCACATTAttccataaaattattttcgtaaTGTTCTCATTTATAATCAACATTTTGTGGTAAAAtgacttttctatttttaatttgtagattacaaattaaaaattattaaaattgtggTAAATTGACGGATTTCGCTTTCCATTTTGCAGATATTTCAGCTGTCGTGGTGGTGAAGGCGCGTGGTGGCTGGTAACATGCTATTTCCTCTAGTTCTTTATCTGGTGTGTTTTCTGACGAAGCTTTTGTTGTGGAGTGAAGTGTGTTAGTCTTATTGGAGTCAAAGCTTGGTGTCTCACCTCGTGTCCGGGTTGTGCTTCTTCTCAGTGGATCCACAATGGTGCACCATCAGCTCGTTCACAAGGATTCTTGCTGGTCGTGTGGTCATAGTTTCTCTGTGATTTATGCGCGTGCAGTTTATGAGATTTGACCTTGTTTTGTCGTCTATGGCAGAGTCAGTTTTGCCTCCGCTGCTGTTCTCCCATTGCTTGTGCACCTCACTTCTCTTGTATGTGTTGTTGCTCGATTCATCTCGCTTCTCCAGTGAGGCGTAGCTCTGAAGCGCAAAGAAGACCGTGCTAGGTTCTCCAATCTCCGGTCGAGGACTTCTAATACTTAATTTGAGATAAGCCATCCCAGTGTTTGGATTGCCCGTTGGTTGTTTTGACAGGCTACTCTTTCCCTTTTTTATGCAGGTACTGAAGGCCTGGTGTTTGGTTTCCTTATCATCGCAGCTCGTCTTGTGGGAGGTTGTGTGTCGCTTGTTCTATTTGCGGTCTATGGCATTCATTCTTCCTCGGTTCTTCTGTTTAGTATGGTCCTAGTGGCTTCTCCCAAGATTTGCTATCTCACATCTTCTAATTGTTCGAGTCTAGAGCTCCATGGTTAGTTAAGTTACAAGTTTGAGGATATTATCAAAAACTAGCTACTCATGTGATGTCATGTCCGGCATTTGAGGTAATAAGGTAAACTCCACCTTTTTATAATTACCATCAACGGCTGCGAACgggattttgattttataagGATTTCGAAGTAGTTTAGTGAAATGCATCAATTAAGTAGGCGAGCGAAACTAGTTTAATAATgtttaatttggaaaaaaattggTTGCATCAGACTTGTATTGAACACTGAAATTCTAGTTTGACCGGCTGATTAATAAtagtagttttttttaatgttaaagAAATTACATAACATACTAgataaactaaatttgttttgaAACTAAACTATGTTGATgtttatacataaataatattctcACTCATTTTTATAAACAACAATAGGGCTTCTCACATTACGTGCGCCATCAGACCATATTAGGTTTGCAGATAAAAGCAGTTTTGAGTCGAGAGCGCTGCCTGTAACAATTACCGTGAAAGACTGCTTCTCGTTTACCTTCTTAAAAACCAAGGCGCTAGGCAAGACCTTGACGTTGAGCTTAGATCCTAGATTTGGGACAACTTTTGATTTGTATATTGAATTTGGGGTACCCACGTTGGTGACGGTTCTTTTGAAACTCACGATGAATGAACTTTTAGATGCCGACAATTTTGCCGACATTGAAGGATAGTTAAGGTTTCTAGTTAAGGTTTCTCCAGTGCAAGTGACGGTTTCACCGGATATGAGTTTCACGGTAGTTGCATTGTACTTCATGCCGCAGAGGAAGGCAGTGTAGTCTGCTTTACTTAAATCATATACGAGTCCAGGATTATTTGCAGATATCGGGTCGACATGGCCAGCTCCATAAGCAAACTCGGTTGATACAAAGCCAGTTTCAGAAGCATTCATCGGCCAAGCTATTAGGAGACCAAAGTAAGAACAGAGtgccaaaacaaaaatttcgGGTTTCTTGGAACACAAGAAAAAATATGCATTGCTAGATCCATGTTATAATTTTTGCTTACCGGTTGTCATAATGGCAGATTTGATCATGGAAGGAGACCATTGAGGATGAAACGTCCTGATGTACGCGGCCACGCCTGTAACATGTGGACAAGACATTGAAGTTCCGGAGAGAACAGAGTACTTCACACGTCTTGTGTCATACACACTTGAGGATGGTGAAATCTCAGGTGAAAATGCAGCGAGAATCTCAACTCCTGGCGCTGATATATCCGGCTGCAAGTCATCCACCTTTGTCTCTCAgatcagaaaaaataaaagagagtaAACAGCAGAGCCAAGATTTTGTATATACGGACCTTGAGAATATCAGTTGCTATGGTGTTTGGACCACGAGAAGAGAAGGCAGCAACGACTGGAGCTTGCTGACTATAACTTTCCTCGGTTCTTAGAATGGTAGCTACCGGAGAACTAAGGAAACAGAGAGAAGAGTTATTAGTGTAACACTTAAATTGTTATAAACATAAACGCAGAAACTGTATATGCAACAGATCAAGAATGCTACCTTTCGGACTTAATGTAAGAAACAAGAGAGTCTAAGTCTTCTTGTGATAAAGCAGAGAGGGGAAAAGAAGTGACGAAGGCAACATTTGGTGTACGGTTGAGAGATATGCCTGCAACAGCTCCATTTGCAAGAGCATCGTATGAATCCGTGGAATTGCAAACCACAACTTTTCCTTTCACTAGGGATTCTTGAAGACACCCTTCTTCGCATTTCCTGGAAAACATAAAGTCAAAATCTTAATCACCTGAAATTTATGAAGtcatataaacattttaagttaataatattttttaaaaattggatAAATTGGGAACTATACGATCTATGTACTTTTTAAATTTAGGGCCAAAATGTTGTTTCAAGTTAGACATATGAAACTATGTCTAGGTCTTATGCATGAACATGAGAAAATTACTCTGCCGATTCCACGCTGCATGCAGACGAATTAACAGCAGATTTTCCGTACACAAGAGGATACATCGTTCCGTTCAAACCAAACGTGTTCACTGATTTTCCCTGTTTCATATAAGGAAAAGGATTAAGGACACAAAGATAAGATGATagagattaaaaaaagaaacaggtTTCTTGACACGTACGACAAGTGTTTTACCGTTACCGAGAACAACTTTCGTAGAAAACGCACGGTTGGTGTTACTGGCAGCAACCGTGAGGATCCACGGAGCTACACTCTCTAGCGTTTGCTGTTCCGGACCGCTGTTACCAGCTGAATTCACAGTGAGAATCCCTTTAGCTATAGCGTGAAAAGCCCCTATAGCGACCGGGTCCTCTTCAAAAGCAGAGGCGTATCCCATATTAACGGAGATGCTAATGATGTCTACACCATCTGCAATCGCATCATCAAAGGCAGCCAATATACTATCGGAGCTACACCCTAACCAGGTGCAAACTTTGTAAGTGACAATTCTTGAGGCCGGAACGCCTCCCCTCATGGTTCCATTGCCAAGTCCATAAAAGCTTGTGTCTGCCACAGCGTTTCCAGCTATCGTGGACGCTGTATGTGTACCATGTCCAACAGTGTCCCTAGATCCTTCACTTGTATAGTCTCTTGCACCAATCAGTTTGCTGCAATATAATAAAACAGATCATTTTGTACAGGTTATGTATATTACAGTCAGCAATCAATCATTTAGTTCATATAATATACCAATCAGCTTGCtgcaatataaaaatatatatatatcattttctacAATTTATGTGAATTACAGTCAGCAATCAATCATTTAgttcatataatataatatgtacGAGCTTACTTGTTGCACGTGAAGTTTTTGCCGCCGGAGCAAACACCTTTCCATTTTTGAGGAGGAAGACCAAAGCCTTTGTCAGAAAAGCTTTCTGATTCCGGCGTGATCCCACCGTCAATGACTCCGATAATGGTGTTACTCTCCACGGCCAGGTTCCGATTCGCCGCCCTTCCTTCCTTTAACCCCATAAAGTCCCACGAGGTGGTCGTTTGGAGCTGTAGATTCTTATTAGGGAATACAGACACAACTCCTTCCATATCTAAGAAAAACATAAGAGGGCTTTAATTAGCCTTAGAAgataaatcactatatattttaggtTTACTATAAGGATCAATGgattttagttatatacttgagttttagagtttagtgtaTTTCGAAGAACACTTACTGGCTATTCTTTCTCGTTCTGACTGAGTGAGTCGAGCGGCGAACCCGTTGAAACTCCTCTTGTAACTTCTCACCAAACGACCTTCGTTAGAACTAGAGATTAATATATCATTTGTTAGAGTATTCCTGCCataactttatttatataatatacctATAATCTCTAGAGAACACTGTAACTAATTCACACCTCTCTCCGGTGATTCCTTGAAGAATAATCATGTGATCGGACATTGGTGTGTAGACCTCGCTAGACGGAAGTGCACCCATGTAGACGACATACACCTTCATGGATTACGACaattttcatcatcatcatcatcatcatcatcatcatcatcatcatcatcgttgtAATCTTGTATCATAGTTGATATATGGCAAGAACAAGACATGATGATGAGAAATATAATAGTACCTGTTGGTCTTGGTTATCATCTATGGCTGCTGAGACTGAACACAAGAATAGGACAATGATGTaggagaagaagcaaaagaaagCTAGTAGTTTCGCCATTCtttagaaaaacaattaaacgTCAATTTGAAACTTGATGTTTCTGTGTAGTTTCTAAAGGAAAATGTATATGTTTATAGTAAAGTTATTTCAAACAAAATCTTTGGTCAGCAATCAAAACTGGGAACAAACTTAACGATTTGACCATTTAACAAATGTTCTCTTTCTGgcaaagataaataaaaaaaatcactgatATCACGTTACATCACTTCAAAAACAAATTTGCCACACTACCCCACACGATGAGGCAAGAATTGAAATAAAACTATTCTGCTATGGTTTGTGTAATTCCACTAGTTAATATGGAACAGAATTATGATTTCTAttgaaaatataactaatagtaccactacataatatatatatgaattagaATGCTAATTGGgattatatataacaaaaacatattaaCTAACGTGCTAACATAAATCCCACCAACAATTCTCATGAGTGTGAACCAAACGGCTCAGTTAAACAGACCCAAAAGGTTCAAGAAATAAAGTGAACACAGTTAAAAAGATAGGAACCTATCTCGAAAGACTTGGCAACCGCATTTTTAAAAACGCAACTTTGAAAACTTTATTTGCTTCGTTTTCATCTCTAGCTAGCTTAATGTCATATTATGAGTATCTTAATGCTGCTGTAAGGTTTTGTAATCATATATGGTCTTCCATCAAACTTCTAAAACTCTATATggctttaatatatatttatttataaatgcatCAAACTAGTTTAAAAACATTCTAACATAAATATGCTAAAAGAGATTTTAACaacataagaaaaataatttctgCTGAATTACGTCTGTAGCGGTAGACCAATTTTCTATGTCCaaacatttgaaaatataaacctTAACAATATAtggaaaacaatattttgatttaaaaaaaatagatatttttcgAAGGATGCAAAAATTTGGTATCTTTGACCCTTAATTTTTTAGGATCCAGAACTAACTTTTCAAAATTGAAATTTAAGGAATATATGTACCAAAGGAAGCTTGAATCCTACATACAAAAACCATATAATACGATTGTTCAAGCATGTATATTTTAACAAGAACCTATAAGTGAGAAAAGAAACAAGTTAATAAAGACCTATCTCTTGTACACTACAAAAACGAGGTTTTAACGTCATTTTTATGGGTTAACGTCATTAACAAACATACCCTAGCAATATGGCGTCAGTTTGCTAACTGACTTATTATTGGGAGACGTAAACTATCAGATCCCAAGCCACTTCTTACTTTATTTCCAAATCGATTTATGCAACGACCTTAAAAAATACGCCTTCTGACGGATCTCTTGTAGCGTGCAGCCTATTGATAATCATGTGCTTGACAGATAGGTAAGCTGAAGGAGTATCGTGAGAGATCAGCCAATGCCTTGATTTAAGGGATCTTGAATGCATAAACAAAATTTTGGTAGAAAACCAAGAAAAAGGTTTAGAGTCGCGTGCATCCAGTTATGCAGATTTATTTGTAAATCTAGTAATTGACTTGTTTATTTATAGTGAGTTCAGTTTGGTCGTGGTGCTAAAGAATAGGTTTTCAAAGTCAAATCTTACCTGTGACCTGTTGTTCCAATGCACACTCGTTACGGTTCTATATATATCTCCCTATTTTAGGATCCAGTCATACAGATTATCTTATATCTGACATCCTAATCTTTAGGATACAGTCATACAGACACTCGTTGATAGAATTAGACTTCCTAATCTTTATATTTGCAACTATagattctcttcttcttcctcctttttttattgaaacaatatagatatattttcaaCTAATGGAATGATAACTTTAACAACTTCCAGTTTAGAACGAGTAAGAGTTCTAAGGCCTTCGTAAACTAGCCTCAAATTACACTTTTTAATCTAATTGTGAGTAAAAGGTGAAGAATCATTATTAGGAGGCACATTTCAGGTCACATCATCAGCCTAATTAAATGGCTGAATTTGAATACTCGAACCTCAGTATTGTAATCGCTTTCGTAGTAATTTGCAAGCATAGAGAAGATGATTGTTTCACTAGAGTCCCTAGAGTCTCCGGGTGACGGGTGAGAAGTGTCGTGCTCCACTATTTACAATTCATAAAAGAAAGCCAGACTTTTGATTCAACCGCTGAAGTCAAAACCTCTGATTCAACAGCTGAAGACTAAACTTAATTATGGCACctccaaaacaaaattttcattgaaTATATTAACCACAAAACTATATTTGTAGCTGATATTGGAGTACGTAAAccgttattttattattttaactgTTG contains these protein-coding regions:
- the LOC108840075 gene encoding subtilisin-like protease SBT4.13 → MAKLLAFFCFFSYIIVLFLCSVSAAIDDNQDQQVYVVYMGALPSSEVYTPMSDHMIILQGITGESSNEGRLVRSYKRSFNGFAARLTQSERERIANMEGVVSVFPNKNLQLQTTTSWDFMGLKEGRAANRNLAVESNTIIGVIDGGITPESESFSDKGFGLPPQKWKGVCSGGKNFTCNNKLIGARDYTSEGSRDTVGHGTHTASTIAGNAVADTSFYGLGNGTMRGGVPASRIVTYKVCTWLGCSSDSILAAFDDAIADGVDIISISVNMGYASAFEEDPVAIGAFHAIAKGILTVNSAGNSGPEQQTLESVAPWILTVAASNTNRAFSTKVVLGNGKTLVGKSVNTFGLNGTMYPLVYGKSAVNSSACSVESAEKCEEGCLQESLVKGKVVVCNSTDSYDALANGAVAGISLNRTPNVAFVTSFPLSALSQEDLDSLVSYIKSESSPVATILRTEESYSQQAPVVAAFSSRGPNTIATDILKPDISAPGVEILAAFSPEISPSSSVYDTRRVKYSVLSGTSMSCPHVTGVAAYIRTFHPQWSPSMIKSAIMTTAWPMNASETGFVSTEFAYGAGHVDPISANNPGLVYDLSKADYTAFLCGMKYNATTVKLISGETVTCTGETLTRNLNYPSMSAKLSASKSSFIVSFKRTVTNVGTPNSIYKSKVVPNLGSKLNVKVLPSALVFKKVNEKQSFTVIVTGSALDSKLLLSANLIWSDGARNVRSPIVVYKNE